In a single window of the Entelurus aequoreus isolate RoL-2023_Sb linkage group LG16, RoL_Eaeq_v1.1, whole genome shotgun sequence genome:
- the LOC133630664 gene encoding large ribosomal subunit protein uL18-like has translation MGFVKVVKNKAYFKRYEVKYRRRREGKTDYYARKRLVVQDKNKYNTPKYRLIVRLSNRDICCQIAYAKIEGDYIVSAAYSHELPKYGIPVGLTNYAAAYCTGLLLARRLLHKFGMDNVFEGQVEVTGDEFNVESADGKPGAFTCYLDAGLARTTTGNKVFGALKGAVDGGLSIPHSIKRFPGYDAESKEFNAEVHRKHILGMNVADYMSYLMEEDEEAYKKQFSRFIKNGVTPDTVEEMYKKAHAAVRANPVHEKKPKREVQKKRWNRAKLSLAQRKNRVAQKKASFLRAQEHEAGDG, from the exons agGGCAAAACTGACTACTACGCCCGCAAACGCTTGGTTGTACAAGACAAGAATAAGTACAACACACCCAAGTACCGCCTGATCGTCCGATTGTCCAACAGGGACATTTGCTGCCAG ATTGCCTATGCTAAGATAGAAGGGGACTACATTGTGTCTGCTGCGTACTCCCACGAGCTGCCCAAATATGGCATCCCTGTGGGTCTCACTAACTATGCTGCGGCATACTGCACCGGACTGCTGCTGGCTCGCAGG TTGTTGCACAAGTTCGGGATGGATAATGTGTTCGAGGGTCAGGTGGAGGTGACCGGCGACGAGTTCAATGTGGAGAGTGCGGACGGTAAGCCGGGCGCCTTCACCTGTTACCTGGACGCAGGCCTAGCCAGGACCACTACGGGAAACAAAGTGTTTGGAGCGCTGAAGGGAGCGGTCGACGGAGGACTGTCCATCCCTCACAG CATAAAACGCTTCCCCGGGTACGACGCAGAGAGCAAAGAGTTTAACGCAGAGGTCCACCGGAAGCACATCCTGGGCATGAACGTGGCGGACTACATGTCCTACCTGatggaggaggacgaggaggcgtACAAGAAGCAGTTCTCTCGCTTCATCAAGAACGGAGTCACGCCCGACACT GTGGAGGAAATGTACAAGAAAGCACACGCCGCAGTCAGAGCAAACCCTGTTCACGAAAAGAAACCAAAAAGAGAAGTCCAGAAGAAAAG ATGGAATCGCGCCAAGTTGTCTCTGGCGCAAAGGAAGAACCGCGTCGCCCAGAAAAAAGCCAGCTTCTTACGAGCGCAAGAGCACGAGGCTGGGGACGGTTAG